AACTTCTAAGCAACTCACCAGTAACTGACATAGGCGAAAATCGTGTGCAAGAAGCAGAAAAAAAGTTTCTAACCCTATCACAACTAGGACTACTGAATAACATAAAAAAACACATGGTTGGCACTGTTCAAAGCAACAAAGTTACGAAAATAGTTAAACTTTTTGATTTCATTCACTCCATAGAAAACACAAAAATTCCCGAAGAACTTAGGAAAAGAAACTTCCAAGGAGAACTGTTACTTGAAGTCAAAACCAGCCCCGAGGCAACAAAACATGGAATTGAGCCAGAAAAAACCGTTGAATTTTTCGGAGAACTTCTATCTAGCGGAATAGAAATCTCCGGACTCATGACTATAGCTCCATACACTAACGACGAAATTACAATATCAAAGTGTTTTTCAACTCTAAGAAATCTTAAGGAGAAGATAGAAAACACATTCTCAGTTAAACTTAAATATCTATCAATGGGAATGTCTAACGACTACAAAATAGCAATAAGCGAAGGAGCAAATCTACTACGAATAGGAACACTTATCTTTAGAAAATGACACTTTCAAATACTAAACCCCGAGTGGCAAAAACACCAACTCGGGGCTTGAGGAATGGGAGGGGAACTCGTTACCCAAAACCTCGGTTTTTACTATTATCGGTATCTCCAGAAACCTTCTAAA
This window of the Brevinematia bacterium genome carries:
- a CDS encoding YggS family pyridoxal phosphate-dependent enzyme, translated to MKPSHNYSSLLEEIEKLKSIHRIKHDIRIVVVTKYASVEEVIELLSNSPVTDIGENRVQEAEKKFLTLSQLGLLNNIKKHMVGTVQSNKVTKIVKLFDFIHSIENTKIPEELRKRNFQGELLLEVKTSPEATKHGIEPEKTVEFFGELLSSGIEISGLMTIAPYTNDEITISKCFSTLRNLKEKIENTFSVKLKYLSMGMSNDYKIAISEGANLLRIGTLIFRK